One Coffea eugenioides isolate CCC68of chromosome 2, Ceug_1.0, whole genome shotgun sequence genomic window, atatataggtactacaagattaaagatACATTAATCCTATTAAATACCCACTACTACAAGAATATGAAAaaacctatgaaacggtttctccactacatgaatagatttatggattgtaacttctatacataatgtagccataaatcatgaattaatcctcTTGAGAATACAAAAGGACATCCAcattttagttgtttcataacaTTAAACAGTTGATATGtgcttttattaaaaattttactaGAGAAGTATTTTTTAATCAGCTACCGCAACTCCAAATGAGCCCTTAAAATCGttaattatttcttaaaataatttcatttcaaattgttaGTTGTTGTGCATATGCATGTTATCCTTTACAATTGACAGTAAAGAAATTAGCTGAACGCGGACTCTTCACATGGTCGAACATGTCATCCTTCAGAGGAAAAAAAACATGGTTGAACACGGATTTCGTTGTCTTATCTAGATACCAATGCATGTTTTACTTTTAACATACGAGATTACTCCAAGTTTGTTATGCACGATGCTAAGCAATTCAAGTGACTCGACCAAACATGTTCATCAAACATTTTATCTggatacatgtatatatatatatttttactatttaattgCACTTAACCtaaacatattataaatatcATCCAAAAAACTAGATATTCATATAACACAAATGTATTAAAAAGTACATATAAACAAAAGtgcatatacatatataaataaagAAATGGGTGCTTTGATGGTTATTTTTTGGAAgaagcctttttttttaaaagtttttttttactacaaatatttatttaaaaaccATTTCAGAATGTTTgttcatagaaaaatatcaaGAGGTagtaaaaatttcacaaaatttacacttcaaattcaaattttctctaTAATCAAAATTCCATCTTTTGATTTGGTAAAAAAATGCTTGAAAATGAGAAAGCGAGTTGTGAACAACGAAAAGGTTGAAACGTATGACCATAAAATTGGGAAAGGGCACACTATAATCAAGACAAAGTTTTAGCTACAAGATATATGAGAGAAAGAATGGTAGAATAAGACATGAATAAGGCTACGGGAATGGGTAGGCGAGAGTGCTATTCGCCAATTAATGACAAGAAATATAAGGGGTTATCATACAGGATAAATGGAAAGGTGGTGTAGGAGGTAATTACGGATAGAGCTGTAGGGTAGGAAAAATGGTGAGAATACGAAGGAGTTAGAGAGATGGTGATTATGTATTTTTTTAGTGTGCTTTAATTTTGGGTGTTTCTTAAAGTACTTTTGTGCATTTTTTAGTATCTTTCAATCTATTTAggagttttaacgtaaaatacTTTGATACAAATTTATATTAATACGAAAttctattatatattttaaaattttatgttcacatagctttttttttttttgtaaaatagCATTattatttaactttcaaaatgAAGATGCACGGGCCGAATTTCTTGTGTGATAACTTCTAAACTTTGAATTTGATATATACTATATGATTtgaaatttatatatttattttttagaagGGGAAGGTAGATTTAAAAAACCAATAAGAAAGGAGGAGAGGAGAATTGAATCgacaatttttaattttttgaagtttCAAACTTAGTGCGAACATCAAGACTTCTTAAACAAGAGACAAGCAAATATAATTTcacaaagggataatttcataaacctcccttgatatttttaacaattttatttaGTTTCCTTGAGATTTTTAAAATTACAGATACCTCTCATAtcatttaaaatgataatactacacttatatattttaatgaaattctcATGTGTAATACACTTGTACTTAGaatgacttttaaaattattttttcattctttttccttcttattcatttttattttaattttttgccaataaaattaTAGAACTACCGCTATTACCTCTAGTTTATATTGTAACAAAATGTTGAGCTGGTGATTTTTTTTGTGAGTTAACTTTATATGTAATCCAATATTTTTTGCTAATAtttgtttctattttttggtattaaaattaataataaataaaaaagaaatagtCCAAAACCACTACTAAATTATAATAATCTCACTACTTGACAAATTTATAAACtctaaattaattattttaacattttttttctatcTCATAAATCTAAATGcataataaaataccatcaaaagtatcatatcatagtgataaaattattattatagttgtttatcaaatagtatgtatagacatgaaaaatttggcacattttccttataattacactagataatcttataattgtataaagaaataaattaaaactcattcacaaaataatcaaaactgGACTTGAATCAGTTTACCACGTATGATGCACCTGTCCTTAAATTTTTGTGCATGTGTAGTACAGCAGTATTTATTGTTACGGTGGGAAGATAACACAGAACAGATGGTTGAACCGAGCAGAGACCCGCAGGCCACCCAGACTCCACCAGTGCAAAGACGGTGGACCGGGAAGGATGGATATTAAACTAACTACGGCGACTTGTCCCGTCCCGCATTATTTGCTGGCTGACATGTGCCTCCGCGACGACCGCGACCCAGTTATCACTTGTCAGTCTCACAaccaattttaaatttgaccctcttcccattttcttttcctctcatttggaaaatgcattttaCCTCGTCTTCTTTCCCACCTACCCCTACCCCCTcccccaaaataaaaaagaaaaaaaaagttgtctTACGTTTGGCTTGAAGGCCACTCAAATCGATTAAGACTAATTCTTGATGTCATCTAACTATTGAGGTGGGTTCTTTCAAGGTTTATATCAATGGTTGCCGTAGCTATGCATCCCTCCTAATTGGAATCTTGGGGGATGGGTGAAATGAAATCTCCAGCATCAAGATAAAATAGGCTAGTACAAAGCCAACTTGTATAAGTAGGCACGGGGCTTCAGAGCATAGCAATTTGTCATGTTTCAGTTGCAAGGTATAAGACTTGAATTCCACGTTGGAAGCATAGGATTAGTGATCTGTCTGAATGACGTGAATGCAAGATCATTGGATTCTTGGATAtagattttatatatataatgccAGAGAATCAACTATGTGCTTCTTTCGTAACTAAGCCACGCAGGAAAATATGACTTCCACCTGCATCATTAACTTGGTTAACGGCAAATGTCGCCAAACCATAACCAATGCAATTATATTCTCTCCCAGTAAATATGAAGGAACATACCCAAAAGGGCCTAGTTAGGTGTAGAATATCTTCTCTAAATGGGAGATTCCTTTGCCTCCGGTAACTAGAGTTTTACAATCAGAGTGAACTAAGATTGATGTCCAGGGCCATAATCAGTGCAGTCCTAATTGTTCGTTGTTGCGATAGCCCACGTAGTGACAATTCCGCAAAGCTTCTTATATGGTTTCGGTCCTTTTCAGATTAACAGCAAGCTTTTGAAACTCAATATTCATATCATTTTCCACCATAGACAATGTGATTAATTCATCCTTCTTTGAATCACAACGAGAATCCTTGATGTTTACTTCATATAGCAAATTCACCATATTGTTGAAATGCAAAACACAATACACAACAGAACACGAATCAACTAAAACACAAACACCATACATAACAGAATAGGAATCAACCAAAGGCTATTAGCCTTTTAGTAATAGGTCGGATTGACCTTGTTGATCAATACTCAGAGGGAAGCATCAAGGTATACCAGTTTAAAAGTCATACACCAACTTTACATTATATGTTTCTACAACTAACTAGTACAAACAGACAGCTAAAGTAGTACACTCTTGTACTATATACACGAGATTTACAGTCACACAATACGCGCCAGAGGCTACATCCGCAGGAATCCACTCCAACTCAAGTAATATAATATTACAAAGGCTATGCAGCTGCAGCTCACAGAAGCGTTTGATCAGACATCATGAGGTATAATCTGAGTTTCCAATAATGAGTTCAACTCCCTGGCCGTCTCATGGCTAAACTGAATTTTTCCACTCACAGCAGATAAACTGATATAAGACATCAGAGAGTAGGCGgacaaaattgatcaaaattctAGGACTACATCCATATTTAAGATTTCCTCAACCATTCTGAATCAGATCCATGAACACCAGTTAAGATGGAAGATACATAATGCTCGACTCCTTTGAATTTCACTGGTTCTACAATATTTCCGATGGAAGAAGATGAGCTCTCAAAACAAGTTGGCTTTGGAGTCGAGGGACAGCCAACAGACAGAATCATTTCCTCAACAGCAAGCACACGGAACTTCGGGGGTGTGTGCAAAGCAATGTTGTGCACATGGTGCTCGTATATCTTCCCATTTTTGTCGAGTTTGTACTCAGATGTACCATCAAATCGACCATGGCTCTCCCATGGAACTCGAGGAATGCCATGAACAGTCCAACGGACCATTATCATGTTATCCACAGGCTGCCATACACTGATAATGTCAATCCACAAGGCTCTGAAAAATATTCTGCCATGGAACCTTAAACCCCAGAATATTGATTTATAGTTTTCAATCCCAGCAAATGTGTTGAGGGGATCCTTAAACACTATATCATCCCTACACagaagaagaaaggaggcaATCAACAATAGCTCAAAAATTAACAATTAAGCAATTACAACAAAATTTGAAGTTCAAAGATGTACAAGCCAAGATAAAGTTCGCAATTTGCAGAGCCAGATTACATCAGACCTTCGATTATGCATGAAATAAGCAAGATATATCATGTAATTCATCAACACACAAGAAGATTGACATACAACGCGAAATTACAATCAAGTAGTTTACTATATCCATGGAACTTATCTGCTGAACAGAAGTCGTCATTGATCAGATAAGATTATGTGAAAATATATCTTTTGGAGGAACCACAATAGCTAACATATTATGATCCAAAGAGAACTTGAAACTTTCCAAATGAAAATCCTGTCAACATATCACATAGTAGTATTTTTGCGAGTTTGTCTTCATTGATCAAATATCTACGAAATGGCAATCATGTAGCTGACCCTGATCATAGAGAAGGACCACGGTTGAGTTAAGTGGATTTTCAGTTGGAGTTAAATGATAGAAGGACAAGTTATAATCACATGCTACACTCACCAGAATAGCCAGAGCATTCAAGAATTCAACACTGCCTGAAAGGGTATTAACAAACTTAATCGAACCAAAATATCATAGAGTTCAAGTTTGATACTAATTTAACGAGCTCAAATTGAATGAGCTTCTAGCAAGGCAACATTTACTCGAGCTCAAGTAGCTTCATTCATTTACACGTACATATCAGGCTTTGAGTTTATTGAGCGATCTGAGATTGGATAGTTCATGAAAACTAAATCCTGTTCATGCTTGATTTGTTTGTTGATGAGCCAATCTTATGCGCTCAGAGATCGAGCTGCTCTCGTCTTAAATACTAAGTAGCTTGGTAAATCATTCCATCGGACTAACAATATTACATAATCAAATTAGAGGCCAGACGAAATCCTCCATTCTAACTCAATAGCCATAAATTAAAATGCACAGATCTCGATACAATAAGGAATATATCAAAAAATCTTAAACCAACCAAAAAGGACAATCACGTCTAACACGATAAAATCAGAAacacaaatttgaaaaataagatTATAACctgtaaatatcaaaagtgaGTTCCTTATAAAACAGGGCAGGGAACTCCTCCCGGAGGGTCCGAATAGCATAACCCGTATTCAGATAATAATTTcgcttctcctcctcctccttgctCGGCTTCGGAGACGGCACAGTGACTGCCTGCTTCACCGGAGCAGAGAAATGGCCGATACCGCATAACAAACCCACATTTCTCCCCAAATTCAAAACATTAGCCTCCTCCAAAGAAACCCTAACCCTAACGGCTCTCTTTCCACCATTAGAAACCGCAACCACATTTTTCCGGTTGGTGTAAGAGAGAACCCTGGCCGGAGTTTCACAACGCCGGCCGCAGATAGAGGCCACTTCCGGCGATACGAGAAGTGCCATTGGACGTCAAGATTTAGGTAATAAAAAATGGGAGAAATTTGCAaagggcattttttttttcttttttgcttctATTCTCCAAAGGAATTTGCGATTTCTTTTTTCCTATGCGAATATTCGGGATTGAGTAGTAATTTCCTCGGAAATGgcagaaagaagaaaaaaaaaaagaaaaagaaaaaggaagggaggaaaacaagggagagagagaaggggAGGAGGGCCAAATTTGGATAAGTGTTGTTTTAGATAATTCGAAAAATTATGAATTAGCGATTAATTATTAAGACAAAAAGAAATTGTGACTGGTGGATGTGATACACTTCTGAACGGACTGGTGGAACGCGCAAGGTGACTTTTTGATAAGATAGATATTTTATATAATGGCCTTATACTGGGCTAACCCATTATTTTTTTGATGAGAGGCTAGCCCATTGGGCCTGTAGAAACTCTTCCTAAAAGCATCGGCAAATTCGCAACTTGGCATGGATTTGTATTTTGTTGAATCAACAACCGGACTCAGTTCAGTGTCTTTGCCATCAGTTTAGCCCACTCCTCGCCTTTTGTCCAATGATGGCAAttgaattaatcttatatataatCATGCACTGATGACGTTATATATACTTTCAATCTTGacgtttatttttgtttataaaaataaattgaTGACCATAGGTTTAGAGTCCAAacgggaaaaaaaaatggagtacAAACTCtgaataattattttttcttaattaaatGGGAAAAATATTATTAATTGCAACCTAGAATAACCTTAAATTTGTACACTTTTTGGCATTATTTATAATTCTCAAGGCTTAACTAACTCCTGTAGGCAATGCTTGATAATGATGttcaagaaaaacaaataaaatgaaattaagaagaagaagaagaaagagtcATCAAGTACTAaatctttcatttgcatcaagAACTTCCTGCTAACTCCCCTGCATTGCATGTAAGTGTGAATTTGATGTATAACCAGTACGGTTAGCCTCTGAATCACAAGAACAGAATGCCAAAGTGCATGCAAACTTTtacctctttatttttctttcctaaAATTTATTTTACTAGTTCTAGTGTTTTCTAGCATAAACTATTGcatttggataggagattatttggaataatattttaaaaaattattacatATCACTTTTTGTAAcgtgatatatatgaaataagaAGATAGTTGGAAAGATAACAAGGTAATTTGAAGATGCGTTCACGATACAATCAGAtaattttttgcaaataaaatcaaatccaaacaatGCTAAGAAGACAAATAACTGACCTACTCGGACTAAATAACGAAAAAAGAAAGGACAGATTTGATGCATCCGTGAAATCCTCAGCCATGAGTGTTGAAAGCTTCCCAGAGCAAATTCTGCGGAACAGGGTTGGTGAGATCACGAGCCTGTAATGCTGCAGCCCTAAGAGTCCTGATTGTTGTCAAATTGGCCTGATAGAAGCCATAACTTCTGTAAGGCAAATTATGCTTCTTGCAGAGGTCCTGGACCAGGGGCGAAATTCTCCTGAGATGGCACCTGGGCAACCTGGGGAACAAATGATGCTCAAGCTGGAATTGCAATCCGCCATAGACCCAGTCCATCCAAGAAGGGCAAGAGATGTCAATGGTGCCACTGGTCTGTTTCTGAAACCAATCATTCCCTTGAGGTGCTCCAACGTAGGTATTTGCAGCGAAATGGTTCAAACAGAACTGAATATGTTGGAAAGCAGACACGAAAAAGCTTGCCAGAACAAACAATATCCTTTCATGCCAATTGGGAAGGCATGAGATCAGCAGAGGGAACCATGTCCAGAAAACACAGACGCCCAAAATGTTCAGTGCCCTGTCTGGCACTTTTCTTTTCGAGAACAACAGCAAGAGCGTCTGCAGATAAAGATTTATTCTTGCAACTACCATTACTGGGTAAAACGTGAAATGCTGATAACTCACAAGAAATCTCGCCATTGAATCAAATGTCAGCTTTCTTCCATAAAATTTGGAAGTAAGCGATTTAAAAAAGTTTGTGGAGACTGCAAAAACAGGCAAATGCTGCAGATCGGGGTCATGATCAAGGCTGTTGCATGCGACATGGTGGGCGTTATGCGTCCATTTCCACCAGGCAATGCTGATTCCAGTGAGGCAGTTACCGGTGAGGATTTGGGCTAACTTATTGAATCCTCTGGTACTCATGATCTGATAATGTCCAGAATCATGACCCAAGAAAGTCACTTGCACCCACGAGAACCCCAACAGGGCACCACAAAACATATGCATCCAGAAACTGTTGCTACATAACACACCATAAACGGAAATTGAAAACAACAATGAAACCAGGCCAAGGGAACAAACCACCCCGTGGCCTTTTTTCTCGAACATACCAGCTTTCGTAAATTCTGTAGCAATTCTCCGGTAATCTTTGGAAACCTCTGAAACCTGGAAATCTTTCAGATAATAACCTGTAAAAAATCTGTCAAGATACTTCCATGCGCTGCCGGGATGGAAAGCAATGAACGCATCGGTTGCGTCTTGGCCAGCCAAATCCAGGATGGGAACATCTCCGCCGGGATGGTCTTTTACCCAATCTGTGACATCGTAGACTTTCCCATGGATAGAAATCCACAAATCATCAGACCTGTTATGCTTCTTCAGCTCTTCATCCGTGATGTACTTCTTGTTATCCTTCTCCATTGTTGACaccaatgaagaagaaaattgaaaattgcaAGCCAAACCGGCCCCTGAGATATTCAAGGGGGCGGTAAACCCAAAAACAAAAGGGCTGGTAGTATTTACCTAACAAAAAGGGGATCGGGATTTGGTATTGCACTGCTTGTTTCTTGATGTTCtttcaaaatgaaataattTGTAGGAGCGTTAATGTAGAAATAAAATTGGTGTCACAGCGACGCCTGCGGAGAGAAGCCGCAAAAAGATAGCGCGGTTGATCAAGGCTGGGACTCCAAACGCGTAACATTAACTGCAAGTTTAAGCTGATTCTTTTTCTACCCTCGATTAGATGTGGATCTCTGGTTCAGCACCTGTGATACAACAACAGCTGTCGTATCGTAGTGTACAAAATTGTCTAGCAACCAATCTATCATCATCCAAGACAACTAGATCCATATCAGGACCTACCAAAAAGATTCAAAGGAAagtaagggaaaaaaaaaaaagtcatggTTCGATTTTCGCTATAACGTGTAGTGATATCAGGACCTACCTAGTTATAATAacgcaattatcaaataaattttgtgaacaGCAATCGTCCATACCTTCCCAAAAACCATGGTTCGAATTTTAGATTTTTGTGATTTGTACGCATCAAGGAAAGGAATTAAATAGAGAGGTTTTGGGTTCGAATCCCTCTTCTCCCTTCCTACTCTTAAATCTCAAATCCTCTCctgttgaaaaaataaaaaataaaagaaaaaatgaaaaggccaaaaaagaaaaaaaacaactGTCATCAACTCATCATATCCCTGGTTGAGTCTGGATCTTTTTTTACGCTGTAAGGATTTAAAATGGGTATTAAAAAGGAAATCTCTAATCATGTTCCAATAGTGGTATGGAAAGGGATTAATCATGCAATAATAGATTTAAAGAATTATTCTTTAAGATTTCCTTCCTATTAAAAAGGTAATatggttttgattttttttttttaaagtattaGCTGAAACTTAGCATTGACCTCCTTCATTTTTTAAGCCTTCTTCTTGACAAATTCTACATTTTAAAGCTCATTATCTAAGGTTTGATTTGGAAatgaaagatttttttttgtaggcTTTTTAGACTTGTTTTCGTAtagaatttttttcccttttctgtGCAAGGTAAGTATACAAATAACACAAGATAAGTCCACAAATAAAATAAGCCACTACTTttttcatcttccttcttcccAGTTCATTTCATGCAGCAAGGTTCACTACATTATGCCTAACAAGAATCTCTAGATTAAATACCAAATATTCTGTTAAATTACCTAATTATCTAAAAAGTAATAATTCGAATTTACCTAATTATTCTCTTTCATTTATCCCAAAAGTTTAGGGATATCAAGCAGACACTCATGGATTACCTAATTATCTGAGGAGTGATAATTTGGATTTACATATGCGTTTGAACCTTTTAGGATCAggataaaataaatttataCCACATCGCTAATGAATGTGACTATATGTATGTATAGGTCTGTCAACGGGTTGTTGGATTCGGCCGAAATTCATTATTTCGGATCCGGACCTGTCATACTTTTATCGGATTCGGATTTCAAACGGGTTCCGGAACCAAATCCGACTGATCTCGGATCCGGGTCGGGTCTATCCGGAAAAATCGAGAAAGATAGACGGAAAAATCGAGGAGAGCAGGAAGCAGAAATGATGAAGGAAGCGGCCGCAGGAATGAAGAATGAAGAATGAAGAATGAAGAATGAAGAATGGATGATGATTATATCCCACGGTCCCCACCAATCCAGTCCACTGCAGACTGCATTTAAACCAACTAAACAACAATTGCTCTCTCACTTCTCTTTCTTCtgcatctttttcttttgctccatCTATCCATCTATGTAGTAGTGTATTTACATTTCAGAGAAGAGAATCTCCCTCTCCCTTCTATTTCCTTAACAGTTAACAGACCCAGATATAgaaaaaagcaaaacaaaaccCAACCTGGCTTCTTCCACTGCAAATAGATcctttcagatttttttttttttaaaaattggtTTGGGCACTGCAACTGCttctttccttccttccttccttttaACTAATTGCCCGGGGCCGAAGAGAAAGAGAGGCGGTGGACTGGAAGCTCAGATTTTGTCTTGCTCCTCTTTGAAGCTTGGAAAGGGGACGGCTAAAATTGGGGACAgcaaaagagaagagagagtgagagagacaTGCGGCGCTTGTCTAAAATTGGGGTATTAGGGCAGTATGTTTTATTCCTTCGGATTTGTACCTTGACTAAACTTAGTCAAATATTGTGGGCGAGACTTTCTTCTTTCGTTGTTGCAGCTTGCAAGACTCTTATCTTCTTCTACTGGTGGAGACTTTAGGCGGCAGCGGAGTAATCAATACAACACCAAAACTAGTACTATTAGCCAAAGGAAAGGAAATTAGTAAGCAAAAATGATTGCACTAAGCATACGTTAGCTTACATTTTTTAGACTATATAGAAAAATAGAAGTTAGCCTATACTAGCGAGAAGGATGCAACAATCAGATTGAAGTAAATTTGGAGTATTATagtgataaatatatatattttaaattattaatcaaTTTATATTCGGATTCGGAATAACGGAATTATATTCCTATCCGTACCCGAAATTATTTGACGGATTCGGACCCAGACCGTTGGCAGGTCTATGTATGTAGTCATGATCTAAAGAATAATtagatagagtattatttgaaataattattgtagcatTTTcataatgtgatgtatgtgaaatagaaagatgattgaaaatataaaaagatgaattgaaaaatgtgtttatgatacatGCGAAAtattattgtttaaaaaatttagttatccaaacacatacactagtattaCTTACCCTGTAACCTGGGATCTAAAAAGTAAGAACTTGGCTGTATATGACTAAACTGGTATAGAAGAAACTAGTTTGCTACACTCTCTTGTAGCTATTAGAGATTGAAGGAGGGGATTTCAATAAAACTTGGTTCAATTGCACACCTGATCTTTTCTTTGTCCGTCAATATTTCATTCATTTCCTTCTCCCAAACTGCAAAGGACCCTTtgttcttttttcaaaaaaaaaaaattactattttaacTAAGTACATTTGATACTGATAATTTACAATCAAAATTTTAACTAGGTACATTTGATACTGATAATTGATAGTCAAAATATTTGATCGAGTTTAAGTTTTTTTAACTCAAGTCGAATTCAAATAGTGACTTGACTTGATTACACCTCTAATTAAAAGTTGGAAATTACTGAATCCTAAAACTTTAATAGGTATAGACCGATTTTGTTTGTcattatatacataaatattcgTTTATCAGTGATCACAAATCCCATTTGTTTTTGAAATAGTACTTCAATGGGATTGTAACTAACATGAAGATAGACAAACTCACATTAATAAGTGAGGTTTCAATCCAGAATTTTTAACTGTTGAGACTTGAGACCTTAATCTTGACCACTAGGCCAAGGCACCATTGACAATTAAATGCAACTAAATGCGTAGGAATCTAGATGTATAGGCCTCCAATTggtgggaaaaagaaaagacacTGTTACATTATGTATACTAGTGATTAAGGCACgcttaataaaattttaaaaatattgtaGATTTTTTCCAAACTGATCCAATTTGATGCATAAATTTGAAGAATGTCAATAGCAATAAACATGAAAAAAAAGTTGTGCAAAAGtatgaaaaagtttaaaacgtaaaagaaggaaaaattagaagagacctttttttttttgaaaaataatcgAACCATTTTATAAACAAAATGACTTAATAAGAGACCTCAAACTTTATATACAGTGAAGACATAATATATTAATTGAATGGCTCAACAGAGGccagtaaatcttatatacactgatagtatatacaccaTCATGATTTTGATAGTATATATACTGTCATGATTAGATGGATGTcacatatgtaaaatttaaatttgaaaattcaaattcaacataCGTGGTATTTATCTAAATATAAGCATGGTAATATATATACTGCCaatatatagaaaattaattaatataattaatgc contains:
- the LOC113761135 gene encoding delta(8)-fatty-acid desaturase-like, with amino-acid sequence MEKDNKKYITDEELKKHNRSDDLWISIHGKVYDVTDWVKDHPGGDVPILDLAGQDATDAFIAFHPGSAWKYLDRFFTGYYLKDFQVSEVSKDYRRIATEFTKAGMFEKKGHGVVCSLGLVSLLFSISVYGVLCSNSFWMHMFCGALLGFSWVQVTFLGHDSGHYQIMSTRGFNKLAQILTGNCLTGISIAWWKWTHNAHHVACNSLDHDPDLQHLPVFAVSTNFFKSLTSKFYGRKLTFDSMARFLVSYQHFTFYPVMVVARINLYLQTLLLLFSKRKVPDRALNILGVCVFWTWFPLLISCLPNWHERILFVLASFFVSAFQHIQFCLNHFAANTYVGAPQGNDWFQKQTSGTIDISCPSWMDWVYGGLQFQLEHHLFPRLPRCHLRRISPLVQDLCKKHNLPYRSYGFYQANLTTIRTLRAAALQARDLTNPVPQNLLWEAFNTHG
- the LOC113761057 gene encoding uncharacterized protein LOC113761057, which produces MALLVSPEVASICGRRCETPARVLSYTNRKNVVAVSNGGKRAVRVRVSLEEANVLNLGRNVGLLCGIGHFSAPVKQAVTVPSPKPSKEEEEKRNYYLNTGYAIRTLREEFPALFYKELTFDIYRDDIVFKDPLNTFAGIENYKSIFWGLRFHGRIFFRALWIDIISVWQPVDNMIMVRWTVHGIPRVPWESHGRFDGTSEYKLDKNGKIYEHHVHNIALHTPPKFRVLAVEEMILSVGCPSTPKPTCFESSSSSIGNIVEPVKFKGVEHYVSSILTGVHGSDSEWLRKS